A region of Oculatellaceae cyanobacterium DNA encodes the following proteins:
- a CDS encoding IS4 family transposase: MTKTEKDIMLPEFYQTCFQRQLTATQFITLKLLVLLLQFHKQVRIERLAALWPEPILFESRRRRLQRFLVLPVVNIKNLWFPVIKHLIKVNFRKNHQLLITIDRTQWRETNLFVASLIWDKRAIPLYWLILPKRGCSNLIEQKQLLRPVLSLLKNYQIVVLGDREFGSVGLAQWLNLKHVGFCLRLKQGRYIQAEQEQYKRLDSLGLLPGMSCYLQDVKVTKQVGFGQFDIACKWQGKYHRRVTKEPWYILTNLGTLSTAISAYEKRSGIEAMFKDCKTGGYNLEGSHASDNRLVSLVLIIAIAYSCAILQGKQIKLKGVQKYVCRLKEKHHQDRRHSAFWVGLYGELWLDIFLSCTKDVCELMRLKPNKSLNFYRGLKAASLIQSCL, translated from the coding sequence GTGACCAAGACCGAAAAAGACATTATGTTACCTGAATTTTATCAAACCTGCTTTCAACGCCAGTTAACGGCAACACAATTTATTACTTTGAAGCTGTTGGTGTTGTTATTACAATTCCATAAACAGGTAAGGATTGAAAGATTAGCTGCTTTGTGGCCAGAACCAATTCTCTTTGAAAGTCGTCGTCGCCGTTTACAGAGATTTTTAGTACTGCCAGTAGTGAATATAAAGAATTTGTGGTTTCCTGTGATTAAACACTTAATAAAAGTTAACTTTAGGAAAAATCACCAGCTTTTAATCACAATTGATAGAACGCAATGGCGGGAGACAAATTTATTTGTAGCTAGCTTGATTTGGGATAAAAGAGCAATACCTTTATATTGGCTAATTCTACCTAAACGAGGCTGTAGTAATCTGATTGAACAAAAACAATTACTTCGTCCTGTTCTTAGCTTACTGAAAAATTATCAAATAGTTGTGCTAGGCGATAGGGAATTTGGAAGTGTCGGTTTAGCACAATGGCTCAATCTCAAGCACGTGGGCTTTTGCTTGAGATTAAAACAGGGTCGGTACATACAGGCTGAACAAGAACAATACAAACGCTTAGATTCTTTAGGTTTATTGCCAGGAATGTCTTGTTATCTTCAAGATGTGAAAGTTACAAAACAGGTAGGGTTTGGGCAATTCGATATTGCTTGTAAATGGCAAGGTAAATATCACCGACGAGTTACCAAAGAACCTTGGTATATTCTGACTAATTTAGGGACTTTATCCACAGCGATTTCAGCTTATGAAAAAAGAAGTGGTATCGAGGCTATGTTTAAAGATTGCAAAACTGGAGGATATAATTTAGAAGGTTCTCATGCTTCAGATAACCGCTTAGTCAGCTTAGTATTAATTATAGCTATTGCTTATAGTTGTGCTATCCTTCAAGGCAAACAAATTAAGTTAAAAGGTGTCCAAAAATATGTTTGTAGGCTGAAAGAAAAACATCATCAAGATCGACGACACAGTGCCTTTTGGGTCGGTCTATATGGAGAACTATGGTTAGATATTTTTCTTTCATGCACTAAAGATGTTTGCGAGTTAATGAGATTAAAGCCAAATAAAAGCTTAAATTTTTACAGAGGTTTAAAAGCTGCATCCCTTATTCAGTCTTGTCTTTGA
- a CDS encoding inorganic phosphate transporter — MSPRQACHFLSAGIVSFARGLNDTPKIVSIILIVEALSIQGGMLAVGIAIAVGGILNARKVAETMSKKITAMNHGQGLIANLVTGSLVIAASGYGFPVSTTHVSVGSIFGVGLISQKANAKVFYQILLSWLLTLPIAAILSASVYWLLSR, encoded by the coding sequence TTGTCACCCCGTCAAGCTTGCCACTTTCTTAGTGCTGGAATAGTTAGCTTTGCTAGAGGCTTAAACGATACCCCCAAAATTGTCTCGATTATCTTGATAGTTGAAGCTTTATCAATTCAGGGAGGAATGTTAGCCGTAGGAATAGCCATAGCCGTTGGCGGTATCTTAAATGCTCGTAAAGTTGCCGAAACCATGAGTAAAAAAATTACTGCCATGAATCATGGTCAAGGATTAATTGCTAATCTAGTGACAGGATCGTTAGTAATTGCTGCTAGTGGCTACGGCTTTCCCGTTTCTACCACCCATGTTTCAGTTGGTTCTATTTTTGGCGTTGGCTTGATTTCTCAAAAAGCTAATGCAAAAGTTTTTTATCAAATTCTCTTGTCATGGCTTTTAACCTTACCTATTGCAGCTATTCTCAGTGCCAGCGTTTACTGGTTATTGAGTAGGTAA
- the arsS gene encoding arsenosugar biosynthesis radical SAM (seleno)protein ArsS (Some members of this family are selenoproteins.), whose protein sequence is MVSTQSSNLITSFQTKLGTPLTKNQISVLQINLGKRCNLACSHCHVEASPKRTEELSPEVCEQLIKLINSFPQIKIVDLTGGAPEMNYGFKQLIEAARNVGKQVIVRSNLTIYFEKGFEDIPEYCAKHQTRIVASLPCYLQDNVDKMRGAGVYDASISAIQILNQLGYGKSPDLILDLVYNPPLPKSENFSLTPEQGKLEQDYKMFLQEHFGIQFNNLLTITNLPIGRTKISLQRNQLYTPYLSFLENNFNPNTIAGLMCRNELSVDYLGNVYDCDFNQMENLPAKLPSGEALTVAKFLEAGTLDLIEQVQTASFCYGCTAGCGSSCGGALI, encoded by the coding sequence ATGGTTTCTACCCAATCATCTAATTTAATCACATCTTTTCAAACCAAACTTGGTACTCCTTTAACCAAAAATCAAATAAGTGTTTTACAAATTAATTTGGGTAAACGCTGCAACCTCGCCTGTAGCCACTGCCATGTAGAAGCAAGCCCAAAACGTACGGAAGAACTTTCACCAGAAGTATGTGAGCAGTTAATTAAGTTAATTAATAGCTTTCCTCAAATAAAAATTGTAGATTTAACTGGCGGTGCGCCAGAGATGAATTATGGTTTCAAACAGTTAATAGAAGCAGCAAGAAATGTAGGCAAACAAGTAATTGTCAGATCTAATTTAACAATTTATTTTGAAAAAGGTTTTGAGGATATTCCTGAATACTGTGCTAAACACCAAACAAGAATAGTTGCTTCTTTACCTTGTTACTTGCAAGACAATGTTGACAAAATGCGCGGTGCAGGCGTTTATGATGCCTCAATTAGTGCTATACAAATACTTAATCAACTAGGTTATGGTAAGTCTCCCGATTTAATTTTGGACTTGGTTTATAATCCTCCGCTTCCTAAATCAGAAAATTTCTCTCTTACTCCTGAGCAAGGTAAGCTTGAACAAGATTATAAAATGTTCCTTCAAGAACATTTTGGCATTCAGTTTAACAATTTGTTGACAATCACCAATTTGCCTATTGGTAGAACCAAGATTTCTTTACAGCGAAATCAGCTATATACACCTTACTTAAGTTTTTTGGAGAATAACTTTAATCCTAATACTATTGCAGGTTTGATGTGTAGGAATGAGCTTTCAGTTGATTATTTAGGCAATGTTTATGATTGCGACTTTAATCAGATGGAAAATCTACCTGCTAAACTGCCATCTGGTGAAGCATTAACAGTTGCAAAGTTTTTAGAAGCTGGTACTTTAGATTTAATTGAACAGGTACAAACTGCGTCATTTTGTTACGGTTGTACGGCTGGGTGTGGATCTAGTTGTGGTGGTGCTTTAATTTAA